TGTTAGCATGAAATCCGGTTGAAACTGTGCTAAGTGTTCTGGTCCTTTGATTGCCCAAGCTACACCAGCAGTTAATGTTTCTGCATTTTTGCCAGCTTCAATATCATGATAATTATCACCAATCATAATCGCTTCTTCTTTGGATGCGTTTAGTAAAGAAAGAGCCATTTCAATTCCCTCAGGATCAGGTTTCGCATTCGACACTTGATCTAATCCAATCACTACTTGGAAAAACTTATCTAGCCCTGTCACTTTTAGGCCACGCATAATTGTATCGTACATTTTTGTGGAAACAATACCTAGCTTATAATCTTCTTCATACAAAGCTCGAATCGCTTCATAAACCCCATCATATTCCAAAATCAAATCATCATGATGCTTCAAATTATACTCGCGATAAAAAACACGCATTTCTTCTGCATGTGCTGGATTCATTTCCCGAAAAGTGTCCATAAGGGAGGGACCAATAAATGGCAAAATATCCTCTCTTGTAAAAACACGGTCAGGTAAAAATTCTTGAAACGTCGCTTGAAAAGTTTTAATAATCAACTCATTTGTGTTTATCAGCGTGCCATCTAAGTCAAACAACAATGTAGTAATTTTCCCAGTCATAATTTCTTCCTTTCTAGAACAAACTTAACTTTTATTTTTTCTTTGCTACTTTTCCGTACTTATCTTCCATATAATATGGTGGATTCATTTTTAGACGACGATATACAATTATTCCAATCGATAGAATAATCAACAACACAGACAAGACTTGCGAAACACGGAAATCGCCCCACATCAAGCTATCTGTCCTCATTCCTTCAATAAAGAATCTTCCAAACGAATACCAAATCACGTAGCTAAGGAAAAGCTCCCCTCGACGTATTTTCGTACGGCGAATCACTAGCAATATAATAAACCCAATCACGTTCCATAAACTTTCATATAAAAACGTTGGTTGGTAATAAGCTCCATCTATGTACATCTGGTTGATAATAAATTCTGGTAAATGTAAATTCTCCAGAAAAGTCCTAGTTGTTTCCGCTCCGTGAGCTTCTTGGTTCATAAAGTTTCCCCAACGCCCAATCGCTTGTGCAATAATTAAACTTGGGGCAACCACATCTGCTAACTGCCAAAACGAAATTTTCTTTATGCGTGAAAAAATAACTGCTGTCAGTACCGCACCAATTAAAGCTCCATATATGGCAATGCCTCCGTGCCAAATCTTCACAATTTCACTTAAGTTATTCTTATAAAAATCCCATTCAAAAATAACATAGTAAATCCGAGCACTAATAATCGAAATCGGTATCGCCCAAATAAGTAAATCAACAATGATTTCTTTATCCATTTTACGCTTATTTGCTTCACTAAGCGCCAGAAGTAGCGCAATCACCACGGCAGAAGCAATAATTACTCCATACCATTTAACAGAAATATT
The nucleotide sequence above comes from Listeria ivanovii subsp. londoniensis. Encoded proteins:
- the ppaX gene encoding pyrophosphatase PpaX, giving the protein MTGKITTLLFDLDGTLINTNELIIKTFQATFQEFLPDRVFTREDILPFIGPSLMDTFREMNPAHAEEMRVFYREYNLKHHDDLILEYDGVYEAIRALYEEDYKLGIVSTKMYDTIMRGLKVTGLDKFFQVVIGLDQVSNAKPDPEGIEMALSLLNASKEEAIMIGDNYHDIEAGKNAETLTAGVAWAIKGPEHLAQFQPDFMLTKMSDLLAIVRDEE
- the lgt gene encoding prolipoprotein diacylglyceryl transferase → MNNGVQPLDPVAIQLGNISVKWYGVIIASAVVIALLLALSEANKRKMDKEIIVDLLIWAIPISIISARIYYVIFEWDFYKNNLSEIVKIWHGGIAIYGALIGAVLTAVIFSRIKKISFWQLADVVAPSLIIAQAIGRWGNFMNQEAHGAETTRTFLENLHLPEFIINQMYIDGAYYQPTFLYESLWNVIGFIILLVIRRTKIRRGELFLSYVIWYSFGRFFIEGMRTDSLMWGDFRVSQVLSVLLIILSIGIIVYRRLKMNPPYYMEDKYGKVAKKK